One Canis lupus familiaris isolate Mischka breed German Shepherd chromosome 20, alternate assembly UU_Cfam_GSD_1.0, whole genome shotgun sequence genomic region harbors:
- the ARHGAP45 gene encoding rho GTPase-activating protein 45 isoform X4: MFSRKKRELMKTPSISKKNRAGSPSPQPLGELPRKDGADAASPGASAEPPSTAANAKATGTLKRPTSLSRHASAAGFPLPGASSWTLGRGHRSPLATASPAELPGDAPGPDSGEDISQLLADVGRLAKSLEKLRDYVLRDELLEARRGLAHECLGEVLRVMRQIITKYPLLNTMETLTAAGTLIARIRGFHYECSNNESDKEEFEKALETMAVSFGNTVSEYLMGEVDSTTLLSVPPGDPSQTVEHQYGPAAEGADASAEDGDAGCLPSEEVDMLLQRCEGGVDAALQYAKNVAKYMKDLTGYLEKRMALDMDFVKGLQKIMHNYRHSVMQEPHMPLQSIYSLALDQDLEFGQGLMQAVATLQNQTFVQPLNVRRLEHEKRRKEIKESWHRAQRKLQEAESNLRKAKQGYTQRCDDHTKARLLAAKAEEEQAVTGPGAAASKTLDKRRRLEEETKNKAEEAMATYRTCVADAKTQKQELEDTKVTVLRQIQEVIRQSDQTIKSMLCESSKLYDPGQQYAYHVGQLQRGEEPDVRYDFEPYASMNTWSPVMRTRKGSFVGDAAATEATGSPEKDGGPSDGALAKERRGGRGHQVHKSWPTTMSDSDGSLDPSPGSGDFKKRERMSSSGTMSSSEELVEPEGSAGAAAFEQADLNGMSPELPVALPSGPFRHVGLSKAARTHRLRKLRTPAKCRECNSYVYFQGAECEECCLACHKKCLETLAIQCGHKKLQGRLQLFGQDFGQAAQSTPDGVPFIIKKCVCEIEQRALHTKGIYRVNGVKTRVEKLCQAFENGKELVELSQALPHDISNVLKLYLRQLPEPLISFRLYHELVGLAKDSLKAEAEAKAATRGRADPAQSEAAAVAMAGRLRELLRDLPPENRATLQYLLRHLRRIVEVEQDNKMTPGNLGIVFGPTLLRPRPTEATVSLSSLVDYPHQARVVETLIAHYGLVFDDGPEEAYVQRAEAAAQTPHPEASAGTGFPLQKAAEGGPEYQVASNDSDSEVEETSDLLAAAARGAAHRLSILEKQGSETSVEEGQGSRSGSEERLEAAASADGDGDGDGDGEGLAQQLSEYNANQCNNVAEVRLPTMRLCTGQVAAGSGQDRQLEFV, translated from the exons ATGTTCTCCAGGAAGAAGCGGGAGCTCATGAAAACCCCTTCCATCTCGAAAAAGAACCGGGCGGGAAGCCCCAGCCCACAGCCCTTGGGG GAGCTGCCCAGGAAGGATGGGGCCGACGCGGCGTCCCCCGGGGCCAGCGCGGAGCCGCCGAGCACCGCCGCCAACGCCAAGGCCACGGGCACGCTCAAGCGACCCACCAGCCTGAGCCGCCATGCGAGCGCCGCGGGCTTCCCGCTGCCCGGGGCCAGCTCCTGGACGCTGGGCCGGGGCCACCGCAGCCCGCTGGCCACTGCCAGCCCCGCCGAGCTCCCCGGCGACGCGCCCGGGCCCGACTCCGGGGAGGACATCTCCCAGCTGCTGGCGGACGTGGGCCGCCTGGCCAAGAGCCTCGAGAAGCTCAGGGACTATGTCCTGCGTGACG AGCTGCTGGAGGCCCGCCGGGGGCTGGCCCACGAGTGCCTGGGCGAGGTCCTCCGCGTGATGCGCCAAATCATCACCAAGTACCCGCTGCTCAACACCATGGAGACCCTCACGGCCGCCGGCACCCTCATCGCCAGGATCAGAG GCTTCCATTACGAGTGCAGCAACAACGAGTCCGACAAGGAGGAGTTCGAGAAGGCCCTGGAGACCATGGCCGTGTCCTTCGGTAACAC CGTGTCCGAGTACCTCATGGGGGAAGTGGACAGCACGACTCTCCTGTCCGTGCCCCCCGGGGACCCCAGCCAG ACCGTGGAGCACCAGTACGGGCCGGCGGCGGAGGGGGCCGACGCCAGCGCCGAAGACGGTGACGCGG GCTGCCTGCCCTCCGAGGAGGTGGACATGCTGCTGCAGCGCTGCGAGGGGGGCGTGGATGCCGCCCTGCAGTACGCCAAGAACGTGGCCAAGTACATGAAGGACCTCACCGGCTACCTGGAGAAGCGCATGGCGCTGG ACATGGACTTTGTCAAAGGCCTGCAGAAGATCATGCACAACTACCGGCACAGCGTCATGCAGGAg ccccacatGCCCCTGCAGTCCATCTACTCCCTGGCCCTGGACCAGGACCTGGAGTTTGGCCAAGGCTTGATGCAGGCAGTGGCCACGCTGCAGAACCAGACCTTCGTGCAG cccctgaACGTGAGGCGGCTCGAGCACGAGAAGCGCAGGAAGGAGATTAAGGAGTCGTGGCACCGTGCCCAGAGGAAGCTG CAAGAGGCCGAGTCCAACCTGCGCAAGGCCAAGCAGGGCTACACGCAGCGCTGTGACGACCACACCAAGGCCCGCCTCCTGGCAGCCAAGGCCGAGGAGGAGCAGGCGGTCACAGGGCCCGGGGCCGCTGCCTCCAAGACCCTGGACAAGCGGCGGCGTCTGGAGGAGGAGACCAAGAACAAG GCGGAGGAAGCCATGGCCACCTACCGGACGTGTGTGGCCGACGCCAAGACGCAGAAGCAGGAGCTGGAGGACACCAAGGTGACGGTGCTGCGGCAGATCCAGGAGGTCATCCGGCAGAGCGACCAGACCATCAAGTCG ATGCTGTGCGAGAGCAGCAAGCTGTACGACCCGGGCCAGCAGTACGCCTACCACGTGGGCCAGCTGCAGCGCGGCGAGGAGCCCGACGTGCGCTACGACTTTGAGCCCTACGCCTCCATGAACACCTG GTCCCCCGTCATGCGCACGCGGAAGGGCAGCTTTGTCGGCGATGCCGCGGCGACAGAGGCCACGGGCAGCCCCGAGAAGGACGGTGGGCCCAGTGATGGGGCGCTGGCCAAGGAGCGCAGGG GAGGGCGCGGACACCAGGTGCACAAGTCGTGGCCCACCACCATGTCAGACTCGGACGGCAGCCTGGACCCCAGCCCTGGCTCAG GGGACTTTAAGAAGCGGGAGCGGATGTCGTCCAGCGGCACCATGTCGTCCAGCGAGGAGCTGGTGGAGCCGGAGGGCAGTGCGGGGGCGGCTGCCTTCGAGCAGG CCGACCTCAACGGCATGAGCCCCGAGCTGCCGGTGGCCTTGCCCAGCGGGCCCTTCCGCCACGTGGGGCTGTCCAAGGCCGCCCGCACCCACCGGCTGCGGAAGCTCCGCACGCCCGCCAAGTGCAGGGAGTGCAACAGCTACGTGTACTTCCAGGGCGCCGAGTGTGAGGAG TGCTGCCTGGCCTGCCACAAGAAGTGCCTGGAGACGCTGGCCATCCAGTGCGGCCACAAGAAGCTCCAGGGCCGCCTGCAGCTGTTCGGCCAGGACTTCGGCCAGGCGGCCCAGAGCACCCCCGACGGCGTGCCCTTCATCATCAAGAAGTGCGTCTGCGAGATCGAGCAGCGGGCGCTGCACACCAAG GGCATCTACCGCGTCAACGGGGTGAAGACGCGCGTGGAGAAGCTGTGCCAGGCGTTCGAGAACGGCAAGGAGCTGGTGGAGCTGTCACAGGCTTTGCCCCACGATATCAGCAACGTCCTCAAACTCTACCTGCGGCAG CTGCCCGAACCGCTCATCTCCTTCCGCCTGTACCATGAGCTCGTGGGGCTGGCCAAGGACAGCCTGAAGGCGGAGGCTGAGGCCAAGGCGGCCACCCGGGGCCGAGCGGACCCCGCCCAGAGCGAGGCTGCGGCTGTGGCCATGGCGGGCCGGCTGCGGGAGCTGCTGCGGGACCTGCCCCCCGAGAACCGGGCCACTCTGCAGTACTTGCTGCGGCACCTGCGCAG GATcgtggaggtggagcaggacaACAAGATGACTCCGGGGAACCTGGGCATTGTGTTTGGGCCCACGCTGCTGCGTCCAAGGCCCACCGAGGCCACCGTGTCCCTGTCCTCCCTGGTCGACTACCCCCACCAGGCCCGGGTCGTGGAGACCCTCATCGCCCACTATGGCCTGGTCTTCGACGACGGGCCCGAG GAAGCGTACGTGCAGCGGGCCGAGGCGGCGGCACAGACGCCCCACCCGGAGGCGAGTGCAGGGACCGGCTTCCCACTGCAGAAGGCCGCAGAAGGGGGCCCAG AATACCAGGTGGCCTCCAACGACTCGGACTCTGAAGTGGAGGAGACCTCAGACCTGTTGGCAGCGGCGGCCAGGGGCGCCGCACACCGCCTCAGTATCCTGGAGAAGCAGGGCAGCGAGACCAGCGTGGAAGAGGGCCAGGGCAGCCGCAGCGGCAGCGAGGAGCGGCTGGAGGCCGCGGCCAGCGCTgatggggacggggacggggacggggacggggagggCCTGGCCCAGCAGCTCTCGGAGTACAACGCCAACCAGTGCAACAACGTGGCCGAGGTCCGGCTGCCTACCatgaggctctgcactgggcaggtGGCAGCAGGCAGTGGGCAGGACAGACAGCTGGAGTTTGTCTAG